Proteins from a single region of Sneathiella aquimaris:
- a CDS encoding aspartate dehydrogenase, giving the protein MLKIALIGYGTIAGYVADQLRDRSEVQITQVLCRSGREDAARQALGTAVIPVTDVQALSDDLSFVVDCAGHGALRQFGPDILSRGLDLVTVSNGLLADQNMKDQLEASARRAGSKLHLLSGAVGGMDALAAASAGGLTRVVYTGRKPVAGWRGTAAEDVVALESLTEAAVHFEGTAREAALRYPKNANVAATIALAGIGLDQTEVKLIADPGIQKNCHQVEAEGAFGRFTFTIEGEPLPKNDKSSALTAMSVVRFIEQREAPVQIG; this is encoded by the coding sequence ATGCTTAAAATTGCTCTCATTGGCTACGGGACAATCGCTGGATATGTGGCGGATCAATTGCGGGATCGGTCAGAGGTTCAGATTACGCAGGTTCTTTGCCGGTCAGGTCGGGAGGATGCGGCCCGTCAAGCGCTGGGAACAGCGGTAATCCCAGTGACGGATGTTCAGGCGTTATCAGACGATCTTTCATTTGTTGTGGACTGCGCAGGGCATGGCGCTCTCCGGCAATTTGGACCTGATATTCTGTCCCGCGGTCTGGATTTGGTCACAGTCTCCAACGGTCTTCTGGCAGATCAAAACATGAAAGACCAGCTCGAAGCCTCCGCCCGGCGAGCAGGCTCGAAACTTCATCTATTGTCAGGGGCCGTTGGTGGTATGGATGCGCTGGCGGCGGCGTCTGCCGGGGGATTGACGAGGGTAGTTTATACTGGGCGCAAGCCTGTGGCGGGGTGGCGCGGAACGGCAGCCGAAGACGTTGTCGCACTGGAGAGTTTAACAGAAGCCGCCGTTCATTTTGAAGGAACAGCGCGGGAAGCGGCGCTTCGATATCCAAAAAATGCAAATGTGGCAGCGACAATCGCACTGGCGGGGATCGGTCTTGATCAGACAGAGGTCAAACTGATCGCAGATCCGGGGATCCAGAAAAACTGCCATCAGGTTGAGGCTGAAGGGGCATTTGGCCGCTTCACTTTTACCATTGAGGGAGAACCACTGCCAAAAAATGACAAATCATCAGCCTTGACGGCAATGAGTGTGGTCCGCTTTATTGAACAGCGCGAAGCGCCAGTCCAGATTGGATAA
- a CDS encoding TRAP transporter small permease has translation MFISRMSDSLLKLESAALKFLMASLLGLILLNVVTRSFSYALYWVDESAIYCMIWVVFTGASVAIRKRHRIAVTLIFDTVSPKTRHFLNIVIDGIILCFSAFMLWLIWSWYDPVGLTNSGFDFEAFSADSFNFIYDEPTNTIGLKKFWIWLILPLSFTTIFIHALANLTDSLANRETMPDRTTTGGID, from the coding sequence ATGTTCATCAGCCGCATGTCAGACAGTTTGCTTAAACTGGAAAGCGCTGCCCTGAAATTTTTAATGGCCAGTTTACTGGGCCTGATCCTTTTGAACGTTGTTACCCGATCCTTTTCCTATGCCCTTTACTGGGTCGATGAATCCGCGATCTATTGCATGATCTGGGTTGTTTTTACCGGCGCCTCGGTTGCCATTCGAAAACGGCATCGCATTGCCGTTACCCTGATCTTTGATACGGTCTCGCCCAAGACGCGACATTTTCTAAACATTGTCATCGATGGCATCATCCTGTGTTTTTCGGCCTTTATGCTATGGCTTATCTGGAGTTGGTATGATCCCGTTGGATTGACGAATTCTGGCTTTGATTTCGAGGCTTTCTCGGCAGATAGCTTCAACTTCATATATGATGAACCAACCAATACAATCGGCCTTAAAAAATTCTGGATTTGGCTGATCCTGCCGCTCTCCTTCACCACAATTTTCATACATGCCCTTGCCAACCTGACAGACTCGCTGGCCAACCGCGAAACAATGCCAGATCGCACGACAACAGGAGGAATTGACTAA
- a CDS encoding TRAP transporter large permease — translation MILALFIILLLIGLPIAIVVMTTAIGYILNSGNFGLFDSLPQQLFGGIESYGLLAIPLFMLAGEFMNEGGLTKRLVAMASVFVSGFKGGLAYVNLIANMMMASIMGSAVAQIAVMSNVMVPEMEKKGYDRAYAGALTAAGGLMSPIIPPSMLFVIYGVLAQIPIGDMFIAGVVPGLMMGTGFILVVALLGFKYNYPKSAKITLSEARSDLLMGLPSLIIPVVIIGGILLGIATPTESASIAVVAALVIGKYVYKELQFRNFGTLLFNTALNSSAVIFMVAGANLLGWALIFEQLPQTVAAWLAALSDDPLVFLLLVNLALLLVGMVIDGIAALVMVVPILLPIAVNVYGIDPYHFGVIVCLNLVLGLLTPPVGSGLFVAASMSRVPPTAIFKALLPFLAMSMFILLLLIWQPWLVTALQKAL, via the coding sequence ATGATTTTAGCGCTCTTTATAATTCTTCTGTTGATCGGTCTGCCTATCGCCATTGTCGTCATGACAACAGCCATCGGGTATATCCTCAATTCCGGAAATTTCGGCCTGTTCGACTCTTTACCCCAGCAACTGTTTGGCGGTATCGAAAGCTATGGCCTGCTGGCCATTCCGCTGTTCATGCTGGCTGGCGAATTCATGAACGAAGGGGGATTGACCAAACGGCTGGTGGCTATGGCATCCGTCTTTGTCAGTGGGTTCAAGGGCGGCCTTGCCTATGTAAATCTGATTGCCAATATGATGATGGCGTCCATCATGGGATCCGCTGTTGCACAAATCGCCGTTATGTCCAACGTCATGGTCCCTGAAATGGAGAAAAAAGGCTATGATCGGGCCTATGCAGGGGCTTTGACCGCCGCAGGTGGCCTGATGTCCCCGATTATTCCGCCGTCCATGCTGTTTGTGATTTATGGCGTTCTGGCCCAAATCCCCATCGGCGATATGTTTATTGCCGGTGTCGTGCCGGGCCTGATGATGGGTACCGGCTTCATCCTTGTGGTCGCCCTGCTCGGCTTTAAATATAACTATCCAAAATCCGCAAAGATTACGTTAAGCGAAGCCCGATCCGATCTGTTAATGGGCCTGCCATCACTGATTATTCCCGTCGTCATTATCGGTGGCATTTTACTGGGCATTGCCACACCAACAGAATCCGCCTCGATCGCCGTGGTGGCCGCCCTTGTGATCGGCAAATATGTCTATAAAGAGTTGCAGTTCAGAAATTTTGGAACCCTGCTGTTCAATACGGCCCTCAATTCGTCAGCTGTCATTTTTATGGTCGCCGGGGCGAACCTGCTGGGCTGGGCGTTGATATTTGAACAGCTACCGCAAACAGTTGCCGCCTGGCTTGCCGCACTCAGTGACGATCCACTGGTTTTTCTTTTGTTGGTCAATCTGGCCTTGCTGCTGGTCGGTATGGTTATTGACGGTATCGCGGCGCTGGTCATGGTCGTCCCGATCCTGCTGCCCATTGCCGTCAATGTTTATGGGATCGACCCTTATCATTTTGGCGTGATTGTCTGTCTTAATCTGGTGCTCGGCCTGCTTACCCCTCCAGTGGGAAGTGGCCTGTTTGTTGCAGCCTCCATGTCGCGCGTGCCACCAACCGCGATATTCAAAGCCCTGCTTCCCTTCCTTGCCATGTCCATGTTCATTCTTTTGCTGTTGATCTGGCAACCCTGGCTGGTTACCGCGCTGCAAAAAGCGCTGTAA
- a CDS encoding 3-hydroxyanthranilate 3,4-dioxygenase: MDHPSLKAFNFAKWVEENEHLLKPPVANKMLHTDTGMIVMVVGGPNTRVDFHDDPVEEWFYQYRGNMVLKIADNGKIYDVPIREGEVFFLPSHVVHAPQRPEPGSIGIVVESPRMFGMKEAFQWYCFECEGLVHRIEATLTSPTGIVEQLPDIYDAFHKDIDARTCPHCGALHPGKGSPPDGWVKT, encoded by the coding sequence GTGGACCACCCTTCTTTAAAGGCCTTCAACTTTGCAAAATGGGTTGAGGAAAATGAACATCTGTTGAAACCCCCTGTTGCTAATAAAATGCTGCACACTGACACAGGTATGATTGTCATGGTTGTCGGAGGGCCAAACACACGGGTCGATTTTCATGATGATCCTGTTGAAGAATGGTTTTACCAGTATCGCGGTAATATGGTGTTGAAAATCGCTGATAATGGCAAAATCTATGATGTGCCGATCCGCGAAGGGGAGGTTTTCTTCCTGCCGTCTCACGTGGTTCATGCACCGCAGCGACCTGAACCGGGTTCAATCGGTATTGTGGTGGAAAGCCCGCGCATGTTTGGCATGAAGGAAGCGTTTCAGTGGTATTGCTTTGAATGTGAGGGGCTTGTTCACCGGATTGAAGCAACCTTGACGTCACCGACGGGTATTGTAGAGCAGCTACCGGATATCTATGACGCATTTCACAAGGATATTGATGCCAGAACATGCCCTCATTGCGGGGCACTTCATCCGGGCAAAGGAAGCCCGCCGGATGGTTGGGTCAAAACCTGA
- a CDS encoding LysR substrate-binding domain-containing protein, whose translation MMKPGRHFNIVERIATRLKLKQLRLLVAIAENASILHAATSLNISQPAATKLLKDLEEDFGVKLFERSNRGAIPTKYGEALTRHGKLILSQISQAAQELDDLAEGTGGRVVVGTLLAASAHLLPAAVEMLRKERPNVSIVIKEGTNDLLIPALLTGDIDIVVGRLPEIRFRKDVLQEPLFEEQVSIIARKEHPLTQMQKIRHADLLDWDWILPPRETTMRRQLEEEFLKMELSPPVDGVESVSLLTNKRIISRTDMLTVLPYHVIAEDVERGTLVSLPFKFKTVRGPVGISYRRNATLSPAAAAFADKLREIALLIQQETI comes from the coding sequence ATGATGAAACCTGGCCGGCATTTTAATATCGTCGAACGCATTGCAACGCGTCTCAAACTCAAACAATTGCGGTTATTGGTCGCCATTGCCGAGAATGCGAGCATTTTACACGCGGCAACCTCCCTGAATATTTCCCAACCGGCCGCGACCAAGCTGCTGAAAGATCTTGAAGAAGATTTTGGGGTTAAATTATTCGAACGATCAAACCGCGGGGCTATTCCCACCAAATATGGGGAAGCCCTGACCCGGCATGGAAAGCTTATTTTATCGCAGATTTCCCAAGCCGCACAGGAATTGGATGACCTTGCAGAGGGAACCGGTGGCCGGGTTGTTGTGGGCACCCTGCTGGCGGCATCCGCCCATTTGCTTCCTGCCGCTGTTGAAATGTTACGCAAAGAGCGCCCCAATGTTTCCATCGTTATCAAAGAAGGCACAAACGATCTGCTTATTCCTGCGCTGTTGACCGGCGATATCGATATTGTGGTCGGCAGACTGCCGGAAATCAGATTTCGTAAAGATGTCCTGCAGGAACCACTGTTTGAAGAACAAGTGTCAATCATTGCGCGAAAAGAACATCCACTGACCCAAATGCAAAAGATCCGGCATGCAGATCTGCTGGATTGGGACTGGATCCTCCCCCCACGGGAGACAACCATGCGCCGCCAGCTGGAAGAAGAGTTTCTGAAAATGGAACTGTCGCCGCCTGTGGATGGTGTTGAGTCTGTTTCTTTGCTTACCAACAAACGGATCATCAGCCGGACGGATATGCTCACCGTGCTGCCATATCACGTTATTGCAGAAGACGTGGAACGAGGCACCCTTGTCTCACTGCCGTTCAAATTCAAGACCGTTCGCGGTCCTGTAGGGATTTCCTATCGGCGCAATGCAACCCTATCGCCTGCGGCGGCAGCCTTTGCAGATAAACTGCGCGAGATCGCGCTGCTTATTCAGCAGGAAACCATCTGA